A section of the Gemmatimonadaceae bacterium genome encodes:
- a CDS encoding S9 family peptidase — protein MSPRHPLGWLLLSALASPAAQAQPRPTAPSAKRALAIEDYYRVQTAGAPTISPDGRWVAFTVSTRIEETNAEPTEVWLAATDGTAPPRRVSPANVSASAPTWRRDTLELRANGRSWRLLPGRSDSLTPVAPAAAGGELPLPAPTGTRVALLRDVAVPAAAPDTRTPFEQRHDARFKGRQFDWLNFQRDGAVYPVPDRTNPRLFPAQELWLVNAPGAEPRRLTALGLRPQTVRWNRAGTALVFSADSGYRDERRYAAAQVYIARIDGTVTRLTPEADCDCDDPSFSPDGQWVLYTKQITTNALIARKSDRGSPTDLALRPATGGTERVLTSDWDLIPENPRWSADGRFIYFSAAIAGAQHLFRVASTGGRVEQITTGTRRLTTISFDSAFTRMAYLATAIDAPPEVFVAAIDGTQERRLSTVTTALTRDVALSTADRLQFPSADGTPIEGWLLKPFGYDPTRRYPLVVSNHGGPHSADGYAFDFKAQYLAANGYFVLKVNFRSSTGYGEPFLWATWGAWGTKDGQDVMAGVDYAIAHYPIDRTQVATMGHSYGGFMTNWLITQYPDRFAAAIPGAGIVNWVSDYGTADIAVTKETEFYGTPWDSTARAIMIRQSPLSYAGRVRTPTLLIHGEIDERVPYSEAEQFFVALKKNGVPAAIIQYKDMPHSISGSWNQVHRMLHERAWLDQWMRKPTP, from the coding sequence ATGAGCCCACGTCATCCCCTCGGCTGGCTCCTGCTGAGTGCGCTCGCGAGCCCCGCCGCCCAGGCGCAGCCGCGCCCCACGGCCCCGAGCGCCAAACGCGCGCTCGCCATCGAAGACTACTATCGCGTCCAGACCGCGGGCGCCCCGACGATCTCGCCCGATGGGCGCTGGGTCGCCTTCACCGTCTCGACCCGCATCGAGGAGACCAACGCCGAGCCCACGGAAGTGTGGCTCGCCGCGACCGATGGCACCGCGCCCCCGCGGCGCGTCTCGCCAGCGAACGTCTCGGCCAGTGCCCCCACGTGGCGTCGCGACACGCTCGAGCTCCGCGCCAACGGGCGCAGCTGGCGTCTCCTGCCCGGACGATCCGATAGCCTGACGCCCGTCGCACCAGCGGCAGCCGGCGGCGAGCTGCCGCTGCCGGCGCCGACCGGAACCCGCGTCGCCCTGCTCCGCGACGTGGCCGTCCCCGCCGCGGCCCCCGACACACGCACCCCCTTTGAGCAGCGCCACGACGCGCGCTTCAAAGGGCGGCAGTTCGACTGGCTCAACTTCCAACGCGACGGGGCCGTCTATCCCGTCCCCGATCGCACCAATCCGCGCCTCTTTCCCGCCCAGGAGCTCTGGCTCGTCAACGCGCCCGGCGCCGAGCCGCGTCGCCTCACCGCACTCGGCCTGCGCCCGCAAACCGTGCGCTGGAATCGCGCCGGCACCGCGCTCGTCTTCTCCGCCGACTCCGGGTATCGCGATGAACGCCGCTACGCTGCCGCGCAGGTCTACATCGCGCGCATCGACGGCACCGTCACGCGCCTGACGCCCGAGGCGGACTGCGATTGCGATGACCCCAGCTTCTCCCCCGACGGGCAGTGGGTGCTGTACACCAAGCAGATCACGACCAACGCGCTCATCGCGCGCAAAAGCGATCGCGGCAGCCCCACCGATCTCGCGCTGCGCCCCGCCACCGGTGGAACGGAACGCGTGCTCACCAGCGACTGGGATCTCATCCCCGAGAACCCGCGCTGGAGCGCCGACGGCCGCTTCATCTACTTCTCCGCGGCCATCGCCGGCGCCCAGCATCTCTTCCGCGTGGCCAGCACCGGTGGGCGCGTGGAACAGATCACCACCGGCACGCGCCGACTCACCACCATCTCGTTCGACAGCGCCTTCACGCGCATGGCGTATCTCGCCACCGCCATCGATGCGCCCCCCGAGGTGTTCGTCGCCGCCATCGATGGGACGCAGGAGCGGCGCCTCTCCACCGTCACCACGGCGCTCACGCGGGACGTCGCTCTCAGTACGGCCGATCGCCTGCAGTTCCCCAGCGCCGACGGCACGCCCATCGAAGGGTGGTTGCTCAAGCCCTTCGGCTACGATCCCACCAGGCGCTACCCGCTGGTGGTCAGCAATCACGGCGGCCCGCACTCGGCGGATGGCTATGCCTTCGACTTCAAGGCTCAGTATCTGGCGGCCAACGGCTACTTCGTCCTCAAGGTCAACTTCCGCAGCAGCACCGGCTACGGCGAACCCTTCCTCTGGGCCACGTGGGGCGCATGGGGCACGAAGGACGGACAGGATGTGATGGCCGGTGTGGACTACGCGATCGCGCACTATCCCATCGATCGCACGCAGGTCGCCACCATGGGCCACTCGTATGGCGGCTTCATGACCAACTGGCTCATCACGCAGTATCCCGATCGCTTCGCCGCCGCGATCCCCGGCGCCGGCATCGTGAACTGGGTGAGCGACTACGGCACCGCCGATATCGCCGTCACCAAGGAGACCGAGTTCTACGGCACGCCGTGGGACTCCACCGCGCGCGCGATCATGATCCGGCAGTCACCGCTCAGCTACGCCGGTCGCGTGCGCACGCCCACGCTGCTCATTCACGGCGAGATCGACGAGCGCGTCCCCTACTCCGAAGCCGAACAGTTCTTCGTGGCGCTCAAGAAGAACGGTGTCCCCGCCGCGATCATTCAGTACAAGGACATGCCGCACAGCATCAGCGGCTCGTGGAATCAGGTCCATCGCATGCTGCACGAGCGCGCGTGGCTCGATCAGTGGATGCGGAAGCCGACGCCGTAG
- a CDS encoding DinB family protein, whose amino-acid sequence MTDLAFDPVRHVAGRLRRTFDGPMWHGASLREVLQEVDATLAHRSDVAGAHSIWALVRHMTVWAEIALARLDGERLAYPPADEDWPAVPDAALPEIWLRDVVALGDAYGALATRAAQLEPTDLLAVVPEQDYSVATMLDGVIEHGIWHGGQIALLKRAAMRRA is encoded by the coding sequence ATGACCGATCTCGCGTTCGATCCGGTGCGGCATGTGGCCGGCCGGTTGCGCCGGACCTTCGACGGCCCGATGTGGCATGGGGCGTCGCTGCGGGAGGTGCTGCAGGAGGTCGACGCCACGCTGGCGCACCGGAGCGACGTGGCGGGGGCGCACAGCATCTGGGCGCTGGTGCGGCACATGACGGTGTGGGCGGAAATCGCGCTGGCCCGACTGGATGGCGAGCGGTTGGCGTATCCGCCGGCCGATGAGGACTGGCCGGCCGTTCCTGACGCTGCTCTGCCTGAAATATGGCTTCGTGATGTCGTTGCTTTAGGCGACGCGTATGGAGCACTGGCGACCCGCGCGGCGCAGCTCGAGCCGACCGATCTGCTGGCCGTGGTGCCGGAGCAGGACTACTCGGTGGCGACGATGCTGGATGGGGTGATCGAGCACGGGATCTGGCATGGGGGGCAGATTGCCCTGCTCAAGCGCGCCGCGATGCGGCGCGCTTGA